Proteins from a genomic interval of Medicago truncatula cultivar Jemalong A17 chromosome 3, MtrunA17r5.0-ANR, whole genome shotgun sequence:
- the LOC11422863 gene encoding putative disease resistance protein At3g14460 — MAELVGGAFLSSFFQVALEKLSSNDFIDYFRRSKLDVNLLEKLLITLNSINHVLEEAEMKQYQSMYVKKWLDDLKHYAYEVDQLLDEIATDTPLKKQKLESQPSTSKVFDFISSFTNPFESRIKELLEKLEFLAKQKHMLGLKQDACASSEGGVSWKPLDRLPTTSLVDESSIYGRDGDKEELINFLLSDIDKGNHVPIISIVGLGGMGKTTLAQLVYNDQRIKENFKHKAWVYVSEIFDGLGLTKAILRSFDFSADGEDLNLLQHQLQQGLTGKKYLLFLDDVWNGSEECWERLLLPLFHGSAGSKIIVTTRNMKVATVMNSTKNLNLEKLKESECWSMFVRHAFHGSNASEYPNLESIGKKIVDKCGGLPLAVKTLGNLLRRKFSQHEWVKILETDMWRLSEGDININSVLRLSYHHLPSNLKRCFSYCSLFPKGKWFDKGELIKLWMADGLLKCRGTEKSEEELGNQLLDDLVSISFFQQSRYGDNKRFTMHDLINDLAQSMAGEFCLRIEGDRVEDFPERTRHIWCSPELKDGDKTIQHVYNIKGLRSFTMDKDFGIQLFKTYDILQQDLFSKLKCLRMLSLKRCNLQKLDDEISNLKLLRYLDLSLTKIKRLPDSICNLYNLQTLLLAYCSLTELPSDFYKLTNLRHLDLECTHIKKMPKEIGRLTHLQTLTKFVVVKEHGSGIKELAELNQLQGKLCISGLENVINPVDVVEATLKDKKHLEELHIIYNSLGNREINREMSVLEALQPNSNLNKLTIEHYPGTSFPNWLGGCHLSNLSSLNLRGCKFCSKLPQFGLFPHLKMLSISSCPRVEIINSSNSPFRSLKTLHFYDMSSWKEWLCVESFPLLEELFIESCHKLKKYLPQHLPSLQKLVINDCEELKASIPEASNIGFLHLKGCENILINDMPSKLTRVILKGTQVIVSSLEKLLFNNAFLEKLEVSGFDSANLEWSSLDLPSSNSLHTLSINGWNSTFLFSLHLFTNLKTLNLYDCPQLESFPRGGLPSSLTSLRITKCPKLIASRGEWGLFQLNSLESFSVSDDLENVDSFPEENLLPPTLNSFQLERCSKLRIINYKGLLHLKSLRYLYILHCPSVERLPEDGLPNSLYQLLSLNCPLIKEQYQKEEGERWHTICHIPVVDIVG; from the coding sequence atgGCAGAGTTAGTTGGTGGAGCATTTCTTTCATCATTTTTTCAAGTGGCTCTTGAGAAATTGTCTTCCAATGATTTCATTGACTATTTCCGTAGAAGCAAACTTGATGTCAATCTGCTAGAGAAACTTCTAATAACACTCAATTCTATCAACCATGTGTTGGAAGAAGCTGAGATGAAGCAGTACCAAAGCATGTACGTGAAGAAGTGGCTTGATGATCTTAAACATTATGCATATGAGGTTGACCAGCTGTTAGATGAGATTGCAACTGATACACCATTGAAGAAGCAGAAACTTGAATCTCAACCTTCTACTAGCAAGGTATTCGACTTCATTTCGTCTTTCACTAATCCATTTGAGTCTAGGATCAAAGAATTGCTAGAGAAGCTAGAATTTCTTGCAAAACAAAAGCATATGCTTGGATTAAAACAAGACGCTTGTGCTAGTAGTGAAGGTGGAGTTAGTTGGAAACCCTTAGATAGATTGCCAACTACATCTTTGGTGGATGAATCCAGCATATATGGTAGAGATGGTGACAAGGAGGAGTTAATCAATTTTTTACTGTCTGACATAGACAAGGGCAACCATGTACCAATAATCAGCATAGTGGGTCTCGGTGGAATGGGTAAGACCACCCTTGCTCAACTCGTGTACAATGACCAAAGGATCAAGGAGAATTTTAAACATAAAGCCTGGGTCTATGTTTCGGAAATTTTTGATGGTCTCGGACTTACTAAAGCAATTCTGAGGTCATTTGACTTTTCAGCAGATGGTGAAGACTTGAATCTACTCCAACATCAGTTGCAGCAGGGACTAACAGGCAAGAAATACTTGCTTTTTCTGGATGATGTCTGGAATGGGAGTGAAGAATGTTGGGAGCGCTTATTACTTCCCTTATTCCATGGATCTGCTGGAAGTAAAATTATTGTGACAACACGTAACATGAAGGTAGCAACTGTCATGAACTCCACCAAAAACCTTAATTTAGAGAAACTGAAGGAGAGTGAATGTTGGAGTATGTTTGTGCGACATGCTTTTCATGGAAGCAATGCAAGTGAATACCCAAATCTTGAATCAATTGGAAAGAAAATAGTAGATAAGTGTGGAGGGTTACCTTTAGCTGTAAAAACTTTGGGAAATCTCTTGCGAAGAAAATTCTCTCAACATGAATGGGTTAAGATATTGGAGACAGATATGTGGCGTTTATCAGAAGGTGACATTAACATTAATTCAGTACTGAGATTGAGTTACCATCATCTCCCTTCCAATCTGAAGCGCTGTTTTTCTTATTGTTCCTTATTTCCCAAAGGCAAGTGGTTTGACAAAGGTGAATTAATCAAACTTTGGATGGCCGACGGTTTGCTGAAGTGCCGCGGAACAGAAAAAAGCGAAGAAGAGCTGGGTAATCAATTATTAGATGATCTAGTGTCAATTTCATTTTTCCAGCAATCAAGATATGGTGATAATAAGCGGTTCACAATGCACGATCTTATCAATGATTTAGCACAATCAATGGCAGGAGAATTTTGCTTGCGAATAGAAGGTGATAGGGTGGAAGATTTCCCCGAAAGGACACGACACATTTGGTGTTCTCCTGAATTAAAAGATGGTGATAAAACGATACAACATGTTTATAACATTAAGGGATTACGTAGTTTTACCATGGATAAAGACTTCGGTATACAACTCTTCAAGACATACGACATATTACAACAAGATTTGTTTTCAAAGCTAAAATGTTTGCGGATGTTATCATTGAAACGTTGTAACCTTCAAAAGTTAGATGATGAGATAAGCAATTTAAAGCTTTTGCGTTATCTAGACCTGTCTCTCACAAAGATTAAAAGGTTGCCTGATTCCATTTGTAACCTGTATAATTTACAGACACTACTATTGGCATATTGTTCATTGACCGAGCTCCCTTCAGATTTTTACAAACTTACAAACTTACGTCATCTTGATCTGGAATGCACTCATATAAAGAAGATGCCAAAAGAGATAGGGAGGCTAACCCATCTTCAGACGCTGACTAAATTTGTTGTGGTAAAGGAGCATGGGTCTGGTATTAAGGAGTTGGCGGAACTTAACCAGCTTCAAGGGAAACTTTGTATTTCAGGGTTGGAAAATGTCATTAATCCTGTAGACGTTGTAGAAGCAACATTAAAAGATAAGAAGCATTTGGAAGAATTACATATCATATACAATTCCCTTGGCAACAGAGAAATCAATAGGGAAATGTCTGTCTTGGAGGCTCTTCAACCAAATAGCAACCTTAATAAGCTGACCATCGAGCACTACCCAGGCACTAGTTTTCCAAATTGGCTTGGGGGTTGTCATTTGTCCAATTTATCATCTCTCAATCTGAGAGGATGTAAATTTTGTTCCAAGTTGCCACAATTTGGCTTGTTTCCCCATCTCAAGATGCTTTCTATTTCAAGCTGTCCTAGAGTGGAGATCATTAATTCATCAAATAGTCCATTCAGGTCTCTGAAAACATTGCATTTTTATGACATGTCTAGTTGGAAGGAATGGTTATGTGTTGAAAGTTTCCCTTTGCTTGAAGAGCTTTTTatagaaagttgtcacaaattgaaaaaatatctaCCTCAACACCTTCCTTCTTTGCAAAAATTGGTGATTAATGATTGCGAAGAGTTGAAGGCTTCAATTCCCGAGGCTTCTAATATTGGTTTTCTACATTTGAAGGGATGTGAAAACATTTTGATAAATGATATGCCATCAAAATTGACACGGGTCATCCTAAAAGGAACTCAAGTCATTGTGTCTTCCCTGGAGAAACTTCTATTCAACAATGCCTTTCTTGAAAAATTGGAGGTTAGTGGCTTTGATAGTGCAAATCTAGAATGGTCCTCTTTGGATTTGCCTAGCTCTAATTCTCTTCACACACTCTCTATAAATGGCTGGAACTCCACCTTTCTATTTTCACTACACTTGTTCACCAATCTTAAAACTTTAAATTTGTATGATTGTCCACAACTGGAGTCATTTCCTAGGGGAGGGTTGCCTTCCTCCCTGACCAGCCTTAGAATAACCAAGTGCCCAAAACTAATTGCTTCGAGAGGGGAGTGGGGTTTGTTCCAACTAAATTCTCTGGAAAGTTTCAGTGTTAGTGATGACCTTGAAAATGTTGACTCCTTCCCGGAGGAGAATCTACTGCCACCAACTCTTAACTCTTTTCAATTGGAACGATGTTCAAAGTTAAGAATAATAAACTACAAGGGTCTTCTCCACCTTAAATCTCtcagatatttatatattctacACTGCCCCAGTGTTGAACGCTTGCCAGAGGACGGTCTACCCAACTCACTTTATCAGTTGTTGAGTCTTAACTGTCCATTAATTAAGGAGCAGTACCAAAAGGAGGAAGGAGAGCGTTGGCATACGATTTGTCATATCCCAGTTGTGGACATAGTTGGCTGA